One genomic segment of Drosophila melanogaster chromosome 3R includes these proteins:
- the CG31140 gene encoding uncharacterized protein, isoform G, producing MADGGHSFVKKTFHKPTYCHHCSDLLWGLIQQGYICEVCNFIIHERCVSSVVTPCSGIAPCIIKNPVAHCWSEPTHHKRKFCTVCRKRLDETPAVHCLVCEYFAHIECQDFAVPDCTENATYVPGKELLNVKHQHHWREGNLPSTSKCAYCKKTCWSSECLTGYRCEWCGMTTHAGCRMYLPTECNFGILQPIYLPPHSVSIPRTEVPIEAIIGVQVKSKTSLVRDYSCLGETSNEAEQDRERDQDQPEEEPEEENTEQDSALQLTTSTSNVIGNLQKWPSANSSLHLLYTNLFRKLGQGKRRRKRGISSGGLSPSEDEDDVDGGVCDISGGDLSDDYDHCDVALRRRSLRSRQPRDVSETDYHGDAEAEAEGETVPRESCYETSDTGGELTNTDDLDSSLNLISNLSYNSSNNSNACNVPGGATAPDARNTATTSTTAPGKSGHALSVQGGRQQPKTGALAQIKPKPKPILMPKHKAQGKGGSLSSPLSNSNSSDCSSASPSAPATLLQLSPVGRSKSFQESAAITAVSRYKKYGRGLFQRRRSKRSPKNAVGVGGKSNYSLDRLSQNIEITIQDEDGNFHPYDDNYHMLAGRLDATDVDDDVGFDDLYLDDRPSGASDDVAFAGDISDGGASSRSRASDASDGHVLGRLLRQVRQGLSVGWRKPRYQKRRARSISEEFSSGDTPRFKDEESASKAESGHGPSSGGAGGGGGSGGAGGSSAAGASASAAGGSSGHYRPDSGSGHKSDKSEKDREKKEKEREEKDIEMIKVFDGNNSFRRQQYRVIIVQRTYTLEQLLTTALRAFHITRDPQAFYLTDLYAPAGMEDTPMLDPTPVLNLVHLEGKRPAIYLRFHDRDRGHVRVYPGKLQCSMLEDPYVSVPVDNSTVIKDLIRDALDKFGLQDNQIQDYRCSEVLLDRGVTERILSWNERPWDIMKQLGKDSIRQMELMRFYMQHKQDPHGPNIALFVGNLPTGLSQRNYEQILNKYVTDENKFISIGPIYYEYGSVVLTFEDSMKAVRAFYNLRETIIEDKKLLVLLLPNIEPSMVPSDVRPLLVFVNVKSGGCQGLELISSFRKLLNPYQVFDLDNGGPLPGYVQPITVFVIRPLIFDSIISLYVFRQITNYKILVCGGDGTIGWVLQCLDNVGQDSECSSPPCAIVPLGTGNDLARVLCWGSGYTGGEDPLNLLRDVIEAEEIRLDRWTVVFHPEDKPEEPAMKAPSQTTGKKKKAHQAHLSQSQQTNQHHQLPALTSSDISGGAQNEDNSQIFVMNNYFGIGIDADLCLDFHNAREENPNQFNSRLRNKGYYVKMGLRKIVGRKAVKDLQKELRLEVDGKIVELPPVDGIIILNILSWGSGANPWGPDKDDQFSTPNHYDGMLEVVGVTGVVHLGQIQSGIRTAMRIAQGGHIKIHLNTDMPVQVDGEPWIQSPGDVVVLKSALKATMLKKNKLKMKRRNTEPTMMVAGSAAPPLSLALPPSVGEVGVAGEGAEGDGGTNNTDF from the exons TTTGCAACTTTATCATTCACGAACGATGTGTCAGCAGCGTGGTAACGCCCTGTTCCGGCATCGCTCCATGTATTATAAAG AATCCCGTTGCCCATTGTTGGTCCGAGCCAACTCATCACAAGAGAAAATTCTGCACAGTTTGCCGTAAGCGATTGGATGAAACGCCAGCGGTGCATTGTTTAG TCTGCGAATATTTCGCGCATATTGAGTGCCAAGATTTTGCCGTGCCCGATTGCACCGAGAATGCCACGTATGTGCCAGGCAAGGAGCTGCTTAATGTGAAGCATCAG CATCACTGGCGAGAGGGCAATCTTCCATCAACGTCCAAATGCGCTTACTGCAAGAAAACCTGTTGGTCCTCGGAATGTCTCACTG GCTATCGTTGCGAGTGGTGTGGCATGACGACCCATGCCGGATGTCGCATGTACCTGCCAACCGAATGTAATTTTGGTATTCTACAACCTATCTACTTACCTCCGCACTCAGTCTCGATTCCGCGCACCGAGGTGCCCATCGAGGCCATCATCGGCGTCCAGGTCAAATCGAAGACTTCGCTCGTGCGCGACTACTCGTGTC TCGGCGAGACGAGCAACGAGGCGGAGCAAGATCGGGAGCGGGACCAGGATCAGCCGGAGGAGGAGCCCGAAGAGGAGAACACGGAGCAGGACAGCGCCCTGCAGCTAACCACCTCCACTTCGAATGTGATTGGTAATCTTCAGAAGTGGCCATCGGCCAACTCCTCGCTGCACCTGCTCTACACGAATCTCTTTCGGAAACTTGGCCAGGGCAAGCGGAGGCGGAAAAGGGGCATCAGCAGCGGTGGCCTCTCGCCCAGCGAAGATGAAGACGATGTGGACGGCGGTGTCTGTGATATAAGCGGTGGCGATCTGAGCGATGATTACGACCACTGCGACGTTGCCCTGCGGCGGCGATCCCTGCGCAGCCGGCAGCCGCGGGACGTCAGCGAGACGGACTATCACGGGGATGCcgaggcggaggcggagggTGAGACTGTGCCGCGGGAAAGCTGCTATGAGACGTCGGACACGGGCGGCGAGCTGACCAATACCGATGACCTCGACAGCAGCCTCAATCTGATTAGCAACCTTAGCTATAATAGTAGTAATAATAGCAATGCCTGCAATGTTCCTGGCGGAGCAACTGCACCCGACGCCAGGAATACcgccaccaccagcaccactgcCCCGGGAAAGTCCGGACACGCCTTGAGCGTCCAGGGCGGACGCCAGCAACCCAAGACTGGGGCTCTGGCCCAAATCAAACCCAAGCCCAAACCCATACTCATGCCCAAGCACAAGGCGCAGGGCAAGGGCGGCTCCCTCAGCTCTCCGCTGTCCAACTCCAATTCGAGTGACTGCTCCTCGGCATCGCCCTCTGCCCCGGCTACGCTGCTGCAGCTGTCGCCGGTGGGCAGGAGTAAGTCCTTCCAGGAGTCGGCGGCCATAACGGCTGTGTCGCGCTATAAGAAGTACGGACGCGGTTTGTTCCAGCGCCGACGCTCGAAGAGATCGCCCAAGAATGCGGTCGGTGTGGGCGGCAAGAGCAACTACAGCCTGGACAGGCTGTCGCAGAATATTGAGATCACCATCCAGGACGAGGATGGCAACTTCCATCCGTACGACGACAACTATCATATGCTGGCCGGGCGACTGGACGCCACCGATGTGGACGACGATGTTGGCTTCGATGATCTCTACCTGGACGACCGGCCGAGCGGGGCCAGTGATGATGTGGCCTTTGCCGGCGACATCAGCGACGGCGGGGCCAGCAGTCGATCGAGGGCCAGTGACGCCAGCGATGGTCATGTCCTGGGCCGGCTGCTCCGCCAGGTGCGGCAGGGCCTCTCCGTCGGCTGGCGCAAACCGCGCTACCAGAAGCGCAGAG CACGCAGCATATCCGAGGAGTTCAGCAGCGGCGACACACCTCGTTTCAAGGACGAGGAGTCGGCCAGCAAGGCCGAATCGGGACATGGACCCAGCAGTGGTGGTGCAGGTGGTGGAGGCGGAAGTGGCGGTGCTGGAGGCTCATCCGCAGCTGGTGCATCGGCATCGGCTGCCGGTGGCTCCTCCGGGCACTATAGACCCGATTCCGGTTCCGGTCACAAATCGGATAAATCGGAGAAGGATCGCgagaagaaggagaaggagcgcGAGGAAAAGGATATAG AGATGATCAAGGTGTTCGATGGCAACAACTCATTCCGACGCCAGCAGTACCGCGTGATCATCGTGCAGCGCACCTATAcgctggagcagctgctgaCCACCGCGCTGCGGGCATTCCACATTACGCGCGACCCGCAGGCCTTCTATCTGACCGATCTGTATGCACCCGCCGGCATGGAGGATACTCCGATGCTCGATCCCACGCCCGTGCTAAACCTGGTGCACCTGGAGGGCAAGCGACCGGCCATATACCTCCGGTTCCACGACCGTGACCGTGGCCATGTGCGCGTCTACCCCGGCAAGCTGCAGTGCTCGATGCTGGAGGATCCCTATGTCAGTGTTCCTGTAGATAATAGCACAGTTATTAAGGATTTGATACGCGATGCCCTGGACAAGTTCGGGCTGCAGGATAACCAGATACAGGACTACAG GTGCTCGGAAGTGTTGCTCGATCGCGGCGTGACCGAACGCATTTTGTCGTGGAACGAAAGGCCCTGGGATATTATGAAGCAGCTGGGCAAGGACTCCATTCGACAGATGGAGCTCATGCGGTTCTACATGCAGCACAAGCAGGATCCGCATGGTCCCAATATCGCGCTGTTCGTGGGCAATCTGCCCACCGGTCTCTCGCAGCGCAACTACGAGCAGATCCTCAACAAGTACGTAACCGACGAAAATAAGTTCATCAGCATCGGACCCATCTACTACGAGTATGGCTCAGTGGTGCTCACCTTTGAGGACTCCATGAAGGCG GTTCGCGCCTTCTACAATCTCCGCGAGACCATTATCGAGGACAAGAAACTGCTGGTTCTGCTCCTGCCGAACATCGAGCCCAGCATGGTGCCCTCGGATGTGAGACCACTGCTGGTCTTTGTCAATGTTAAGTCCGGTGGTTGCCAGGGATTGGAGCTGATCTCCAGCTTCAGGAAACTGCTGAATCCCTACCAGGTATTCGATCTGGATAATGGCGGTCCTTTGCCTGGGTACGTTCAACCTATAACCGTGTTTGTGATTCGCCCACTTATCTTTGATTCTATCATTAGTTTGTATGTATTCCGGCAAATAACCAACTACAAGATTCTGGTTTGCGGCGGAGATGGCACCATTGGTTGGGTGCTGCAGTGCCTGGACAATGTAGGCCAGGACTCGGAGTGCTCCAGCCCACCTTGCGCCATTGTTCCACTGGGAACAG GCAACGACTTGGCTCGCGTTTTGTGCTGGGGCTCCGGCTACACCGGCGGTGAGGATCCGTTGAATCTGCTGCGCGATGTTATCGAGGCGGAGGAGATACGGCTGGACCGCTGGACGGTTGTCTTCCATCCAGAGGACAAGCCCGAAGAGCCGGCTATGAAGGCGCCCTCGCAAACAACCGGTAAGAAGAAGAAGGCACACCAAGCACACCTATCGCAATCGCAACAAACCAATCAGCATCATCAATTACCGGCTCTGACATCGAGTGATATATCAG GCGGTGCCCAAAACGAGGATAACTCTCAGATCTTCGTGATGAACAACTACTTTGGCATTGGAATAGATGCGGACCTCTGCCTGGACTTCCACAATGCGCGTGAAGAGAATCCCAATCAGTTTAATTCGCGTCTGCGCAACAAGGGCTACTACGTCAAGATGGGACTGCGCAAGATCGTGGGTCGCAAGGCTGTCAAGGATCTGCAAAAGGAACTGCGCCTGGAGGTCGATGGCAAGATTGTCGAACTGCCGCCCGTCGATGGCATCATCATCTTGAACATTTTAAG CTGGGGCAGCGGTGCCAATCCCTGGGGTCCCGACAAGGACGACCAGTTCTCAACGCCCAACCATTACGATGGAATGTTGGAGGTGGTCGGTGTTACGGGCGTGGTTCACTTGGGTCAAATCCAATCCGGAATTCGTACGGCCATGCGCATAGCTCAG GGTGGTCACATCAAGATACACTTGAATACCGATATGCCCGTCCAGGTGGACGGTGAGCCCTGGATTCAGAGTCCCGGCGATGTGGTCGTCCTAAAGTCGGCCCTCAAG GCCACCATGTTGAAAAAGAACAAGCTGAAAATGAAACGCCGGAACACGGAACCCACCATGATGGTGGCCGGCTCGGCCGCCCCCCCTCTGTCCCTGGCCCTACCGCCCAGCGTAGgcgaagtgggcgtggctggggaGGGCGCCGAGGGCGACGGCGGTACGAACAACACGGATTTCTGA
- the CG31140 gene encoding uncharacterized protein, isoform F codes for MADGGHSFVKKTFHKPTYCHHCSDLLWGLIQQGYICEVCNFIIHERCVSSVVTPCSGIAPCIIKNPVAHCWSEPTHHKRKFCTVCRKRLDETPAVHCLVCEYFAHIECQDFAVPDCTENATYVPGKELLNVKHQHHWREGNLPSTSKCAYCKKTCWSSECLTGYRCEWCGMTTHAGCRMYLPTECNFGILQPIYLPPHSVSIPRTEVPIEAIIGVQVKSKTSLVRDYSCPRSISEEFSSGDTPRFKDEESASKAESGHGPSSGGAGGGGGSGGAGGSSAAGASASAAGGSSGHYRPDSGSGHKSDKSEKDREKKEKEREEKDIEMIKVFDGNNSFRRQQYRVIIVQRTYTLEQLLTTALRAFHITRDPQAFYLTDLYAPAGMEDTPMLDPTPVLNLVHLEGKRPAIYLRFHDRDRGHVRVYPGKLQCSMLEDPYVSVPVDNSTVIKDLIRDALDKFGLQDNQIQDYRCSEVLLDRGVTERILSWNERPWDIMKQLGKDSIRQMELMRFYMQHKQDPHGPNIALFVGNLPTGLSQRNYEQILNKYVTDENKFISIGPIYYEYGSVVLTFEDSMKAVRAFYNLRETIIEDKKLLVLLLPNIEPSMVPSDVRPLLVFVNVKSGGCQGLELISSFRKLLNPYQVFDLDNGGPLPGLYVFRQITNYKILVCGGDGTIGWVLQCLDNVGQDSECSSPPCAIVPLGTGNDLARVLCWGSGYTGGEDPLNLLRDVIEAEEIRLDRWTVVFHPEDKPEEPAMKAPSQTTGGAQNEDNSQIFVMNNYFGIGIDADLCLDFHNAREENPNQFNSRLRNKGYYVKMGLRKIVGRKAVKDLQKELRLEVDGKIVELPPVDGIIILNILSWGSGANPWGPDKDDQFSTPNHYDGMLEVVGVTGVVHLGQIQSGIRTAMRIAQGGHIKIHLNTDMPVQVDGEPWIQSPGDVVVLKSALKATMLKKTKSKRRLTEPHISPAVLSLSVAQQGSGSGSMSVSGSPQSQSQQQLQQQQQQQQQQQLAENGEKEASMTLPAGFGST; via the exons TTTGCAACTTTATCATTCACGAACGATGTGTCAGCAGCGTGGTAACGCCCTGTTCCGGCATCGCTCCATGTATTATAAAG AATCCCGTTGCCCATTGTTGGTCCGAGCCAACTCATCACAAGAGAAAATTCTGCACAGTTTGCCGTAAGCGATTGGATGAAACGCCAGCGGTGCATTGTTTAG TCTGCGAATATTTCGCGCATATTGAGTGCCAAGATTTTGCCGTGCCCGATTGCACCGAGAATGCCACGTATGTGCCAGGCAAGGAGCTGCTTAATGTGAAGCATCAG CATCACTGGCGAGAGGGCAATCTTCCATCAACGTCCAAATGCGCTTACTGCAAGAAAACCTGTTGGTCCTCGGAATGTCTCACTG GCTATCGTTGCGAGTGGTGTGGCATGACGACCCATGCCGGATGTCGCATGTACCTGCCAACCGAATGTAATTTTGGTATTCTACAACCTATCTACTTACCTCCGCACTCAGTCTCGATTCCGCGCACCGAGGTGCCCATCGAGGCCATCATCGGCGTCCAGGTCAAATCGAAGACTTCGCTCGTGCGCGACTACTCGTGTC CACGCAGCATATCCGAGGAGTTCAGCAGCGGCGACACACCTCGTTTCAAGGACGAGGAGTCGGCCAGCAAGGCCGAATCGGGACATGGACCCAGCAGTGGTGGTGCAGGTGGTGGAGGCGGAAGTGGCGGTGCTGGAGGCTCATCCGCAGCTGGTGCATCGGCATCGGCTGCCGGTGGCTCCTCCGGGCACTATAGACCCGATTCCGGTTCCGGTCACAAATCGGATAAATCGGAGAAGGATCGCgagaagaaggagaaggagcgcGAGGAAAAGGATATAG AGATGATCAAGGTGTTCGATGGCAACAACTCATTCCGACGCCAGCAGTACCGCGTGATCATCGTGCAGCGCACCTATAcgctggagcagctgctgaCCACCGCGCTGCGGGCATTCCACATTACGCGCGACCCGCAGGCCTTCTATCTGACCGATCTGTATGCACCCGCCGGCATGGAGGATACTCCGATGCTCGATCCCACGCCCGTGCTAAACCTGGTGCACCTGGAGGGCAAGCGACCGGCCATATACCTCCGGTTCCACGACCGTGACCGTGGCCATGTGCGCGTCTACCCCGGCAAGCTGCAGTGCTCGATGCTGGAGGATCCCTATGTCAGTGTTCCTGTAGATAATAGCACAGTTATTAAGGATTTGATACGCGATGCCCTGGACAAGTTCGGGCTGCAGGATAACCAGATACAGGACTACAG GTGCTCGGAAGTGTTGCTCGATCGCGGCGTGACCGAACGCATTTTGTCGTGGAACGAAAGGCCCTGGGATATTATGAAGCAGCTGGGCAAGGACTCCATTCGACAGATGGAGCTCATGCGGTTCTACATGCAGCACAAGCAGGATCCGCATGGTCCCAATATCGCGCTGTTCGTGGGCAATCTGCCCACCGGTCTCTCGCAGCGCAACTACGAGCAGATCCTCAACAAGTACGTAACCGACGAAAATAAGTTCATCAGCATCGGACCCATCTACTACGAGTATGGCTCAGTGGTGCTCACCTTTGAGGACTCCATGAAGGCG GTTCGCGCCTTCTACAATCTCCGCGAGACCATTATCGAGGACAAGAAACTGCTGGTTCTGCTCCTGCCGAACATCGAGCCCAGCATGGTGCCCTCGGATGTGAGACCACTGCTGGTCTTTGTCAATGTTAAGTCCGGTGGTTGCCAGGGATTGGAGCTGATCTCCAGCTTCAGGAAACTGCTGAATCCCTACCAGGTATTCGATCTGGATAATGGCGGTCCTTTGCCTGG TTTGTATGTATTCCGGCAAATAACCAACTACAAGATTCTGGTTTGCGGCGGAGATGGCACCATTGGTTGGGTGCTGCAGTGCCTGGACAATGTAGGCCAGGACTCGGAGTGCTCCAGCCCACCTTGCGCCATTGTTCCACTGGGAACAG GCAACGACTTGGCTCGCGTTTTGTGCTGGGGCTCCGGCTACACCGGCGGTGAGGATCCGTTGAATCTGCTGCGCGATGTTATCGAGGCGGAGGAGATACGGCTGGACCGCTGGACGGTTGTCTTCCATCCAGAGGACAAGCCCGAAGAGCCGGCTATGAAGGCGCCCTCGCAAACAACCG GCGGTGCCCAAAACGAGGATAACTCTCAGATCTTCGTGATGAACAACTACTTTGGCATTGGAATAGATGCGGACCTCTGCCTGGACTTCCACAATGCGCGTGAAGAGAATCCCAATCAGTTTAATTCGCGTCTGCGCAACAAGGGCTACTACGTCAAGATGGGACTGCGCAAGATCGTGGGTCGCAAGGCTGTCAAGGATCTGCAAAAGGAACTGCGCCTGGAGGTCGATGGCAAGATTGTCGAACTGCCGCCCGTCGATGGCATCATCATCTTGAACATTTTAAG CTGGGGCAGCGGTGCCAATCCCTGGGGTCCCGACAAGGACGACCAGTTCTCAACGCCCAACCATTACGATGGAATGTTGGAGGTGGTCGGTGTTACGGGCGTGGTTCACTTGGGTCAAATCCAATCCGGAATTCGTACGGCCATGCGCATAGCTCAG GGTGGTCACATCAAGATACACTTGAATACCGATATGCCCGTCCAGGTGGACGGTGAGCCCTGGATTCAGAGTCCCGGCGATGTGGTCGTCCTAAAGTCGGCCCTCAAG GCCACCATGCTGAAGAAAACGAAGAGTAAGCGCCGCCTCACGGAGCCTCATATCTCGCCGGCGGTTCTGAGTCTTTCAGTGGCTCAAcagggatcgggatcgggatccaTGTCGGTATCGGGATCCCCGCAGTcccagtcgcagcagcaactgcagcagcaacaacaacagcagcagcagcaacagctggcCGAGAATGGGGAGAAGGAGGCTTCGATGACTCTACCTGCCGGCTTTGGCAGCACCTAG